From the Lathyrus oleraceus cultivar Zhongwan6 chromosome 4, CAAS_Psat_ZW6_1.0, whole genome shotgun sequence genome, one window contains:
- the LOC127138496 gene encoding WAT1-related protein At4g28040, translating into MGGSVMLMIMIGLQIHYTVLAILTKAAFSDGLSPTIYVMYRQGIATLALAPFIFLSNKRRRSLTTSVGLKGFFWMFMTSLFGVTVNQNAYFSGLFYASSTAATAMTNLIPALTFVFAAILGFEKIDLRSLGSVAKILGTICCVSGALTMAFLKGNKLLHMDSIGLTASEDDNWILGCLLLLASSVFWSCWMIMQVPISSYCPDHVFSTFWMCLFATIQSTIMAVIQEHDLQAWILHSTLGISCCLYSGIGIAISFFIQSWCISQRGPLYCVMFNPLAAVFTALVAATFLHEQLYVGSLVGAIGVIVGLYIVLWGKAKDFDGTKQEQPQSKMEDGERSNRIDLEEPLVAEKSEYVAEIKMEGSESLALRLKK; encoded by the exons ATGGGTGGTTCAGTAATGCtaatgattatgatagggttaCAAATTCATTATACAGTTCTTGCAATATTGACAAAAGCTGCCTTTTCAGATGGATTGAGTCCAACCATCTATGTAATGTATAGGCAAGGCATAGCCACTTTGGCATTGGCACCTTTCATCTTTCTCTCTAATAAGAG GAGACGATCTTTGACGACATCAGTAGGATTAAAGGGTTTCTTTTGGATGTTTATGACCTCTCTTTTTGG GGTTACTGTAAATCAGAATGCATATTTTAGTGGATTATTCTATGCATCTTCTACCGCAGCTACTGCTATGACTAATTTGATACCTGCATTAACTTTCGTATTTGCAGCAATTTTGGG ATTTGAGAAAATCGACCTTCGAAGTTTAGGAAGCGTGGCCAAGATATTAGGGACAATTTGTTGTGTCAGTGGAGCCTTAACCATGGCATTTCTCAAAGGGAATAAGTTGTTACACATGGATTCTATAGGTCTCACTGCAAGTGAAGATGATAATTGGATTCTGGGTTGTTTGTTGCTCTTAGCAAGTAGTGTTTTTTGGTCATGTTGGATGATTATGCAGGTTCCGATTTCTTCGTACTGCCCGGATCATGTATTTTCGACTTTTTGGATGTGTTTATTCGCAACGATACAGTCGACTATAATGGCTGTGATCCAAGAACATGATCTTCAAGCATGGATTTTGCATTCGACGTTAGGAATTTCATGCTGTTTATATTCG GGAATTGGCATTGCGATTAGTTTTTTCATTCAATCATGGTGCATATCACAGAGAGGTCCATTGTACTGTGTAATGTTCAACCCTCTAGCAGCTGTTTTTACAGCTTTGGTAGCTGCTACGTTTCTGCATGAACAGCTCTACGTTGGAAG TTTGGTTGGGGCTATTGGGGTGATAGTTGGTTTGTATATTGTGTTATGGGGAAAAGCCAAAGACTTTGATGGGACCAAACAAGAACAACCACAATCAAAGATGGAGGATGGTGAAAGAAGTAATAGAATAGATTTGGAAGAACCACTTGTTGCAGAGAAATCAGAATATGTGGCAGAGATAAAGATGGAGGGCAGTGAAAGTTTAGCACTCAGATTGAAGAAATAA